One Odocoileus virginianus isolate 20LAN1187 ecotype Illinois chromosome 6, Ovbor_1.2, whole genome shotgun sequence DNA segment encodes these proteins:
- the SIX1 gene encoding homeobox protein SIX1 produces MSMLPSFGFTQEQVACVCEVLQQGGNLERLGRFLWSLPACDHLHKNESVLKAKAVVAFHRGNFRELYKILESHQFSPHNHPKLQQLWLKAHYVEAEKLRGRPLGAVGKYRVRRKFPLPRTIWDGEETSYCFKEKSRGVLREWYAHNPYPSPREKRELAEATGLTTTQVSNWFKNRRQRDRAAEAKERENTENNNSSSNKQNQLSPLEGGKPLMSSSEEEFSPPQSPDQNSVLLLQGNMGHTRSSNYSLPGLTASQSAHSLQAHQHQLQDSLLGPLTSSLVDLGS; encoded by the exons ATGTCGATGCTGCCATCGTTCGGCTTCACACAGGAGCAAGTGGCGTGCGTGTGCGAGGTTCTGCAGCAAGGCGGGAACCTGGAGCGCCTGGGCAGGTTCCTGTGGTCGCTGCCCGCCTGCGACCACCTGCACAAGAATGAAAGCGTGCTCAAGGCCAAGGCCGTGGTCGCCTTCCACCGCGGCAACTTCCGCGAGCTCTACAAGATTTTGGAGAGCCACCAGTTCTCGCCTCACAATCACCCCAAGCTGCAACAACTGTGGCTGAAGGCTCACTACGTGGAAGCCGAGAAGTTACGCGGCCGGCCCCTGGGCGCAGTGGGCAAATATCGGGTGCGCCGAAAATTCCCTTTGCCACGAACCATCTGGGACGGCGAGGAGACCAGCTATTGCTTCAAGGAGAAGTCGCGGGGCGTGCTGCGGGAGTGGTACGCGCATAACCCCTACCCCTCGCCGCGTGAGAAGCGAGAGCTGGCCGAGGCCACCGGTCTCACCACCACCCAGGTCAGCAACTGGTTTAAGAACCGGAGGCAAAGAGACCGGGCCGCCGAGGCCAAGGAAAG GGAGAACACGGAAAACAATAACTCCTCCTCCAACAAGCAGAATCAGCTCTCTCCTCTGGAAGGGGGCAAGCCACTCATGTCCAGCTCAGAAGAAGAGTTCTCACCTCCCCAGAGTCCAGACCAGAACTCGGTCCTTCTGCTGCAGGGCAACATGGGCCACACCAGGAGCTCCAACTATTCTCTCCCGGGTTTAACAGCCTCACAGTCAGCGCACAGCCTGCAAGCCCACCAGCATCAGCTCCAGGACTCCCTGCTGGGCCCCCTCACCTCCAGTTTGGTGGACTTGGGGTCCTAA